In Gymnogyps californianus isolate 813 chromosome 1, ASM1813914v2, whole genome shotgun sequence, the following are encoded in one genomic region:
- the GOLT1B gene encoding vesicle transport protein GOT1B, with product MISLSDTQKIGMGLTGFGVFFLFFGMILFFDKALLAIGNVLFVAGLSFVIGLERTFRFFFQKHKMKATGFFLGGVLIVLIGWPLIGMILEIYGFFLLFRGFFPVVVGFIRRVPVLGYLLNLPGISSLVDKVGESNNMV from the exons agatTGGAATGGGACTAACAGGCTTTggagtgtttttccttttctttggaatGATACTCTTCTTTGATAAAGCTCTTTTGGCTATTGGAAAT GTTTTATTTGTGGCTGGCTTGTCTTTTGTTATTGGTTTAGAAAGAACATTTAgattcttctttcaaaaacacaaaatgaaagcaacgGGCTTTTTCCTGGGTGGTGTGCTCATAGTTCTCATTGGTTGGCCTTTAATAGGAATGATCCTTGAAATTTATGGGTTCTTCCTACTATTCAG GGGGTTCTTTCCTGTGGTGGTTGGCTTTATTAGAAGAGTTCCAGTTCTTGGATATCTCTTGAATTTACCTGGTATAAGCTCG CTTGTAGATAAAGTTGGAGAAAGCAACAACATGGTATAA